Proteins from one Setaria italica strain Yugu1 chromosome V, Setaria_italica_v2.0, whole genome shotgun sequence genomic window:
- the LOC101757987 gene encoding LOW QUALITY PROTEIN: serine/arginine repetitive matrix protein 1 (The sequence of the model RefSeq protein was modified relative to this genomic sequence to represent the inferred CDS: deleted 1 base in 1 codon): MGCCFSKKRKNRLAPGARRCEPEDRDPPSPEEETVKEVLSETPSAKPRAEPKPVANVAPAAEERGVKKAKEQEYSADAAVSDLGSCVSLSLATDERSEAASESSVATSSLAGPERSPGRRPSARRRPVSADLGPARRDRAVAASYGVRSRSARASPSPPPRHVPRDRSVRRSPSPAAKRPSSEHRRAASPAAPAQRKPPVPARPSGRVSPRRAQELPPPPAVSPPQSPPPSSQPEDDVDTTASGQSIPDANAGGDGQGGRDGDGKESLENPLVSLECFIFL; encoded by the exons ATGGGTTGCTGCTTCAGCAAGAAGCGCAAGAACCGTCTCGCGCCCGGGGCGCGCCGGTGCGAGCCCGAGGACCGCgacccgccgtcgccggaggaggagactGTCAAGGAGGTGCTCTCTGAGACGCCGAGCGCTAAGCCGAGGGCCGAGCCCAAGCCCGTCGCCAAtgtcgcccccgccgcg gagGAGCGAGGAGTGAAGAAGGCCAAGGAGCAGGAGTACAGCGCCGACGCCGCGGTGAGCGACCTCGGGAGCTGCGTGTCGCTCTCCCTCGCCACCGACGAGCGGTCAGAGGCGGCGTCGGAGTCGTCGGTCGCGACCAGCTCGTTGGCCGGGCCGGAGCGGtcgccggggaggaggccgTCGGCCAGGAGGCGCCCGGTCTCCGCCGATctggggccggcgcggcgcgaccGCGCCGTCGCGGCATCCTACGGCGTCCGCTCCCGCAgcgcgcgggcgtcgccgtCCCCGCCCCCGCGGCACGTGCCCCGGGACCGCTCGGTGAGGCGgtcaccgtcgccggcggcgaagcgGCCGTCGTCGGAGCACCGTCGCGCCGCCAGTCCAGCCGCGCCCGCGCAGCGGAAGCCGCCCGTCCCGGCAAGGCCGTCCGGCCGCGTGTCCCCGCGGCGCGCGCAGGAgctgccgccacctcccgccgtCTCCCCGCcgcagtcgccgccgccttcctcgcaGCCGGAAGACGACGTCGACACCACGGCGAGTGGGCAGAGCATTCCAGACGCCAACGCTGGCGGCGATGGCCAAGGTGGCCGTGACGGCGACGGGAAAGAGTCGTTGGAGAACCCGCTCGTGTCATTGGAATGTTTCATCTTTCTTTAG
- the LOC101758399 gene encoding katanin p80 WD40 repeat-containing subunit B1 homolog, with protein sequence MDPEKRGYRLQEFVAHDADVRSLAIGKKSSRVFITGGNDRKVNLWAIGKQTPLLSLSGHTSAVETVQFDSAEVLVLAGSSNGSIKLWDLEEAKVVRSLTGHRLSCTAVEFHPFGEFFASGSSDTDLKIWDIKKKGCIHTYKGHRGAIKKIRFTPDGRWVVTGGEDSIVKVWDLTAGKLLHDFKFHSGQINCIDFHPQEFLLATGSADRTVKFWDLETFELIGSAGPEGTGVRSMVFHPDGKTLFCGLDQSLKVFSWEPVRCHDVVDMGWSNLADLSIYEGKLLGCSYHERRVGLWAADISLIGPYALGVLPKANFFAELVQSMDDNPVKPIDSTTNSSPALAMTQPKNSYKVKEAGSAESRVRGSHLTPASTDKIKKDRSSIPRRPDSSFRSSIQSSNPMRRMKLADSPFTNPKTSDRNFGQKDISLASRTRIPNNSSTTKKGNLTESASVKDIYTTPQAVSAPVVVPRDILEDKAVSSVRRGTGGTTAAPDAVRVPVHRRKPSLSGTAADSDSSVGSTITDPDVCSEGLSSLKFSFGLSPYYKKEENSEVDREDIAHIAKEMDRTVLLEHPLQSNDDKSFESPCSTTETARVKYVRGVAVPLGKTKSLVERWEKRESSSNDYSPQTDSCGDRALKNDSPPAHSAEPSETYEKDLSTVDEVMTPVNLVLNHDEFINAVKLRLTKLEMMRHVFEQSGIKGAIAAVGKLPDNAVQADVVSALKGKLDLFNLEIFSSFLPILAGLLCSKTERHATVSLEMLLDLIKIFGPVIHSTLSANSGVGVDLQAEQRLQRCTRCFNHLQKIQQVLHPLIMRGGQSAQLAQELSLSLQDLVVI encoded by the exons ATGGACCCCGAGAAGCGCGGCTACAGGCTCC AGGAGTTTGTGGCTCACGATGCTGACGTGAGGTCCCTGGCCATCGGCAAGAAGTCCAGCCGTGTCTTCATCACCGGAGGCAATGATCGCAAGGTCAACTTGTGGGCCATTGGCAAGCAAACTCCACTTCTG AGCTTGTCAGGCCACACAAGTGCAGTGGAGACTGTGCAGTTTGATTCAGCAGAGGTGCTTGTGCTTGCTGGCTCATCAAATGGTTCCATCAAGCTCTGGGACTTAGAGGAAGCTAAAG TTGTGCGGTCTCTTACTGGGCATAGATTGAGTTGCACTGCTGTTGAATTCCATCCATTCGGCGAGTTTTTTGCATCTGGTTCGTCAGATACAGACCTGAAGATATGGGATATAAAGAAAAAAGGATGCATTCACACATATAAGGGTCACAGAGGAGCAATTAAAAAAATCAGGTTTACTCCTGATGGACGATGGGTTGTCACGGGAGGGGAAGATAGCATTGTGAAGGTGTGGGATCTGACAGCTGGAAAGCTTCTACATGATTTCAAGTTTCACAGCGGACAAATTAACTGCATTGATTTTCATCCTCAAGAATTTTTGCTTGCAACAG GCTCAGCTGATCGGACAGTGAAATTTTGGGACCTCGAAACTTTTGAATTGATAGGTTCTGCTGGACCCGAG GGTACTGGAGTACGTTCTATGGTCTTCCACCCAGATGGTAAAACCCTTTTCTGTGGATTGGACCAAAGCTTGAAG GTATTCTCTTGGGAACCAGTAAGATGCCATGACGTTGTTGACATGGGGTGGAGCAATTTGGCTGACCTTAGTATTTATGAAGGGAAACTCTTGGGATGCTCCTACCATGAACGCCGTGTTGGTCTATGGGCTGCTGATATATCA CTCATTGGACCCTATGCTCTTGGTGTGTTGCCCAAAGCAAATTTCTTTGCTGAGCTGGTGCAGTCTATGGATGATAATCCTGTGAAACCAATTGATAGCACCACAAATTCTAGTCCTGCTTTAGCAATGACGCAACCAAAAAATTCATACAAAGTCAAGGAGGCTGGGAGTG CTGAAAGCAGGGTTCGTGGCTCACATTTAACTCCAGCAAGTACAGATAAGATCAAGAAAGATAGGAGCAGTATTCCACGAAGACCTGATTCATCTTTTAGATCATCTATTCAGAGTTCTAATCCAATGAGGCGTATGAAGCTTGCTGATAGTCCTTTCACCAACCCAAAAACATCAGATCGTAATTTTGGACAGAAAGATATTTCATTAGCATCTCGTACAAGAATACCCAATAATTCTTCTACTACTAAGAAAGGCAATCTTACAGAGTCAGCATCGGTGAAAGATATTTACACTACGCCGCAGGCTGTTTCTGCACCTGTTGTTGTACCCAGAGACATTTTAGAGGACAAAGCAGTAAGCAGTGTTCGTAGAGGAACTGGAGGCACAACTGCAGCCCCAGATGCTGTCCGGGTTCCTGTTCACAGAAGAAAACCTTCACTTAGTGGCACTGCTGCTGATAGTGATAGCTCAGTAGGATCCACAATCACTGATCCTGACGTTTGCTCAGAGGGTTTGTCAAGCTTAAAATTCTCCTTTGGACTATCTCCATattataaaaaagaagaaaacagtGAGGTGGATAGAGAAGATATTGCACATATAGCAAAAGAGATGGATAGAACAGTATTGCTGGAGCATCCTCTGCAGTCAAATGATGATAAGT CCTTTGAATCACCATGCTCAACAACAGAGACAGCCAGGGTTAAGTACGTCAGAGGAG TTGCTGTGCCACTGGGGAAAACAAAGTCTCTTGTTGAGAGATGGGAAAAGAGGGAGTCTTCTAGCAATGATTATTCACCACAAACTGATTCTTGTGGCGATCGGGCATTGAAAAATGACAGCCCTCCAGCCCATTCA GCAGAACCAAGTGAGACATATGAAAAGGATTTGTCAACAGTGGATGAAGTAATGACTCCTGTCAATTTAGTGCTGAACCATGATGAATTCATAAATGCTGTAAAACTTCGGCTGACAAAACTGGAG ATGATGCGGCATGTCTTTGAGCAAAGTGGTATCAAAGGAGCAATTGCTGCAGTGGGAAAGCTGCCTGACAATGCT GTTCAAGCTGATGTTGTTAGTGCTCTCAAAGGGAAGCTTGATCTTTTCAACCTGGAGATTTTCTCAAGCTTTCTACCTATTCTTGCCGGGTTATTGTGTAGCAAGACTGAAAG GCATGCTACTGTTTCTTTGGAAATGTTGTTGGATCTTATAAAGATTTTTGGACCAGTTATACACTCAACATTATCAGCAAATTCGGGCGTAGGAGTTGACCTTCAGGCTGAGCAGAG GTTGCAACGTTGCACACGATGCTTTAACCATTTGCAAAagattcaacaagttctgcatcCGTTGATAAT GCGGGGTGGTCAATCAGCACAACTCGCTCAAGAGCTAAGTCTCTCGTTGCAAGACTTGGTGGTGATCTAA